The following proteins are encoded in a genomic region of Streptomyces gobiensis:
- a CDS encoding ABC transporter substrate-binding protein, which translates to MTASTTSRPSARRRLAAVGAIAVTGALLLSACGDQTEGGGGTQKAKSSDAPLFDKLPKKIQQAGVIKVGSDIAYAPIEFYDEKKQVTGIDPDIAKAMGDVLGVEFKFANGTFDQLVLGMNTGRHDIVMSAMTDTKERQQGASEDAEGGADFVDYFKAGSAILVAKGNPEGIKTLDDLCGKTVAAQRGTANETLVKDQSKKCDKKIKPFVSDEDTDSITQLQTGRAQAVVTDFPVALYNELTAGGGKLFEVVGDQIDAAPYGIAVNKKNKELRDALQAAVQEIIDNGEYAKVLKKWNAETGAIEKATVNAGK; encoded by the coding sequence ATGACCGCCAGCACAACCTCCCGCCCGTCCGCGCGACGACGCCTTGCCGCGGTCGGAGCTATCGCGGTCACTGGCGCCCTGCTGCTCAGCGCCTGCGGCGACCAGACCGAGGGCGGCGGGGGCACGCAGAAGGCCAAGAGCTCCGACGCCCCGCTCTTCGACAAGCTGCCGAAGAAGATCCAGCAGGCGGGCGTCATCAAGGTCGGCTCGGACATCGCTTATGCGCCGATTGAGTTCTATGACGAGAAGAAGCAGGTCACCGGGATTGATCCCGATATCGCCAAGGCGATGGGTGACGTGCTGGGCGTGGAGTTCAAGTTCGCGAACGGCACTTTCGACCAGCTGGTCCTCGGTATGAACACTGGCCGCCATGACATCGTGATGTCGGCGATGACTGATACCAAGGAGCGCCAGCAGGGCGCCAGCGAGGACGCCGAGGGCGGCGCCGACTTCGTCGACTACTTCAAGGCCGGTTCCGCCATCCTGGTGGCCAAGGGCAACCCCGAGGGCATCAAGACCCTCGACGATCTCTGCGGCAAGACCGTCGCGGCGCAGCGTGGCACCGCCAACGAGACGCTGGTGAAGGACCAGTCGAAGAAGTGCGACAAGAAGATCAAGCCCTTCGTCTCCGACGAGGACACGGACTCGATCACCCAGCTGCAGACCGGCCGGGCCCAGGCCGTGGTCACGGACTTCCCGGTCGCCCTCTACAACGAGCTGACTGCCGGCGGCGGCAAGCTCTTCGAGGTCGTCGGCGACCAGATCGACGCTGCCCCGTACGGCATCGCGGTCAACAAGAAGAACAAGGAGCTGCGGGACGCCCTGCAGGCCGCGGTACAGGAGATCATCGACAACGGTGAGTACGCCAAGGTCCTGAAGAAGTGGAACGCCGAGACGGGCGCCATAGAGAAGGCCACCGTCAACGCGGGCAAGTGA
- a CDS encoding amino acid ABC transporter ATP-binding protein — protein MSADLGKQSSSKHAMVKAEAVHKSFGLVEVLKGIDLEVAPQEVFCLVGPSGSGKSTFLRCINHLEKINAGRLYVDGHLVGYRQKGDKLYEMKESEVAAQRKDIGMVFQRFNLFPHMTALENVMEAPVQVKGETRAVARERSRKLLDRVGLGDKTGNYPAQLSGGQQQRVAIARALAMEPKLMLFDEPTSALDPELVGEVLDVMRDLAESGMTMIVVTHEMGFAREVGDSLVFMDDGVVVEAGHPRDVLTNPQHERTKGFLSKVL, from the coding sequence ATGAGCGCCGATCTGGGCAAGCAGTCCAGCAGCAAGCACGCCATGGTGAAGGCGGAAGCTGTTCACAAGTCCTTCGGCCTGGTTGAGGTCCTTAAGGGCATCGATCTGGAGGTCGCCCCGCAGGAGGTCTTCTGCCTGGTCGGCCCGTCCGGCTCCGGCAAGTCCACCTTCCTGCGGTGCATCAACCACCTTGAGAAGATCAATGCGGGTCGGCTCTACGTCGACGGCCATCTCGTGGGCTACCGCCAGAAGGGCGACAAACTCTACGAGATGAAGGAGAGCGAGGTCGCCGCCCAGCGCAAGGACATCGGCATGGTGTTCCAGCGCTTCAACCTCTTCCCGCACATGACGGCGCTCGAGAACGTCATGGAGGCGCCTGTTCAGGTCAAGGGCGAGACCAGGGCGGTCGCCCGGGAGCGGTCGAGGAAGCTGCTCGACCGTGTCGGCCTCGGTGACAAGACCGGGAACTACCCGGCCCAGCTCTCCGGCGGCCAGCAGCAGCGCGTCGCGATCGCGCGGGCGCTGGCGATGGAACCGAAGCTGATGCTCTTCGACGAGCCGACCTCGGCGCTCGACCCGGAACTGGTCGGTGAGGTGCTTGACGTCATGCGCGACCTCGCCGAGTCGGGTATGACGATGATCGTCGTTACCCATGAGATGGGCTTCGCCCGTGAGGTCGGTGACTCGCTGGTCTTCATGGACGACGGTGTGGTTGTTGAGGCTGGACACCCGCGCGATGTGCTGACCAATCCGCAGCACGAGCGGACGAAGGGCTTCCTGTCGAAGGTCCTGTAA
- a CDS encoding amino acid ABC transporter permease has protein sequence MTEPHDKVPAADGGGGTTTPVDLPADIPPEAIKAIPVRHYGRWISAAVVVLLLASLAYAFVTAKIDWGVVGEYLTNEFFVKGAAMTLWITVLSMVLGVVLGMLLAVMRLSPNPVLNSVAWGYIWFFRGTPVLVQLFLWFNLSLIFEYLDLGFIYKNEMIDVMTPFLAALLGLGLNEAAYMAEIGRAGIQSVDRGQTEAAHALGMNNGKTMRRIVLPQAMRVIIPPTGNEFVNMLKTSSLAFAIGLNELFLAGRNLGSRTLAVMESLIVVTLWYLLLTTLFSIGQYYLERYFARGADRELPPTPLQRIKGQLTSFRTPSKVGGTTV, from the coding sequence GTGACCGAACCACACGACAAGGTCCCCGCCGCCGATGGCGGCGGCGGGACCACCACCCCTGTGGACCTCCCAGCTGACATTCCTCCCGAGGCGATCAAGGCCATCCCGGTCCGGCACTACGGACGGTGGATCAGTGCCGCCGTCGTGGTCCTCCTGCTGGCCTCGCTGGCCTACGCCTTTGTCACCGCCAAGATCGACTGGGGCGTAGTCGGCGAGTACCTGACGAACGAGTTCTTCGTCAAGGGCGCCGCGATGACCCTGTGGATCACCGTGCTCTCCATGGTGCTCGGCGTCGTACTGGGCATGCTGCTCGCCGTGATGCGGCTATCACCCAATCCGGTGCTCAACAGCGTGGCCTGGGGCTACATCTGGTTCTTCCGTGGCACCCCGGTGCTGGTGCAGCTCTTCCTCTGGTTCAACCTGTCGCTCATCTTCGAGTATCTGGACCTCGGGTTCATCTACAAGAACGAGATGATCGACGTCATGACGCCCTTCCTGGCCGCGCTCCTTGGGCTCGGCCTCAACGAGGCCGCGTATATGGCGGAGATCGGCCGAGCCGGTATTCAGTCCGTGGACCGGGGGCAGACCGAGGCGGCTCACGCGCTGGGCATGAATAACGGCAAGACCATGCGGCGTATCGTGCTGCCGCAGGCCATGCGGGTGATCATTCCGCCCACGGGCAATGAGTTCGTCAATATGCTCAAGACCTCCTCGCTGGCCTTCGCTATCGGGCTCAACGAGCTCTTCCTGGCCGGCCGGAACCTCGGGTCCCGCACCCTGGCGGTGATGGAGTCCCTGATCGTGGTGACCCTGTGGTACCTGCTGCTCACTACACTGTTCAGCATCGGGCAGTACTACCTGGAGCGGTACTTTGCCCGTGGCGCGGACCGGGAACTGCCCCCGACGCCGCTGCAGCGCATTAAGGGGCAGCTCACCTCGTTCCGTACGCCGAGCAAGGTGGGAGGTACCACCGTATGA